One region of Malania oleifera isolate guangnan ecotype guangnan chromosome 6, ASM2987363v1, whole genome shotgun sequence genomic DNA includes:
- the LOC131158251 gene encoding uncharacterized protein LOC131158251: MRSCVRFTSMAGSALPRSAYSVHTFRPPLPRYRPARCVRWSERLLHVFSAATSTKFRAWKLDQLKRRCCTDACFVTNDDKYGNKQVIVVTPRIYDYVLANVREPEILRQLREETATMRGSQMQVSPDQAQLLAMLVQILGAKRCIEVGVYTGYSSLAVALVLPESGCLVACERDEQSLEVAKKYYELAGVSHKVDVKHGLAADTLKCLILNGEACSYDFAFIDAEKRMYQDYFEMLLKLVRVGGVIVIDNVLWHGKVADPLVNDTKTLSIRNFNKKLMEDNRVSISMVPIGDGMTICQKR, from the exons ATGCGTAGCTGCGTTCGCTTTACTTCCATGGCGGGCTCCGCGCTGCCTCGTTCTGCATACTCTGTGCATACCTTTCGCCCACCCTTGCCCCGATACCGTCCAGCTCGATGCGTGCGATGGTCAGAGAGACTCCTCCATGTATTCTCTGCGGCCACTTCAACCAAATTTAGGGCATGGAAGTTGGACCAGCTCAAAAGAAGGTGCTGCACTGATGCGTGTTTTGTCACCAATGATGACAAATATGGTAACAAGCAGGTTATCGTCGTTACTCCACGAATTTATGATTACGTGCTCGCCAATGTCCGAGAGCCTGAG ATTTTGCGTCAACTTCGAGAGGAGACTGCTACTATGCGAGGTAGTCAGATGCAG GTATCCCCTGATCAGGCACAATTGCTGGCAATGCTTGTCCAGATTCTTGGGGCAAAACGATGTATTGAAGTTGGTGTTTATACA GGATACTCATCACTGGCTGTTGCTTTAGTCCTACCAGAATCAGGTTGTTTGGTTGCTTGCGAAAGAGATGAACAATCTCTCGAGGTTGCAAAAAAGTATTATGAGCTAGCTGGCGTTTCTCACAAG GTGGATGTGAAACATGGACTAGCAGCAGATACATTAAAATGCCTGATTCTCAATGGGGAAGCTTGCAG CTATGATTTTGCATTTATTGATGCCGAGAAGAGAATGTATCAGGACTATTTTGAAATGCTGTTAAAACTG GTGAGGGTCGGAGGTGTCATTGTAATTGATAATGTCCTTTGGCATGGAAAAGTTGCTGATCCACTG GTGAACGATACAAAGACCCTTAGCATACGGAATTTCAATAAAAAACTAATGGAGGACAATCGTGTTAGCATTAGCATG GTACCCATTGGAGATGGAATGACAATTTGTCAGAAAAGATGA